From Streptomyces sp. NBC_00690, a single genomic window includes:
- a CDS encoding response regulator transcription factor, which yields MTTPLGPTRILIADDQEDVRSGFRLILGSQPDMTVVGEAADGLTALELARTLRPDLILADIRMPSLDGLELTRRLAGPGVPDPMRVLVVTTFDHDDYVRTALHDGACGFLLKRSGPGLLIEGVRAAMAGDILISPQITVRLLQTLTPASAPAAPTALSPLTAREGEIARLVAEGLTNAEIGEKLFISAGTAKTHIANVQAKLKARNRVGIAAWAWENGLAGLVPRE from the coding sequence ATGACGACGCCCCTCGGCCCGACCCGCATCCTGATCGCCGACGACCAGGAGGACGTACGCAGCGGCTTCCGCCTGATACTCGGCTCGCAGCCCGACATGACGGTGGTCGGCGAGGCGGCGGACGGCCTTACTGCCCTTGAGCTCGCCCGCACCCTGCGCCCTGACCTGATCCTCGCCGACATCCGTATGCCGAGCCTGGACGGCCTCGAACTCACCCGGCGCCTCGCGGGCCCCGGCGTACCCGACCCGATGCGTGTCCTCGTCGTCACCACCTTTGACCACGACGACTACGTACGCACGGCACTGCACGACGGCGCCTGCGGGTTCCTCCTCAAGCGCTCGGGTCCCGGCCTGCTGATCGAGGGGGTCAGGGCGGCGATGGCCGGGGACATCCTCATCAGCCCCCAGATCACGGTCCGGCTGCTCCAGACCCTTACCCCTGCCTCCGCCCCGGCAGCGCCCACGGCCCTTTCGCCTCTCACCGCCCGGGAGGGCGAGATCGCCCGGCTGGTCGCCGAGGGCCTCACCAACGCTGAGATCGGCGAGAAGCTCTTCATCTCGGCGGGCACCGCCAAGACCCACATCGCCAACGTCCAGGCGAAGCTGAAGGCCCGTAACCGGGTGGGTATCGCCGCCTGGGCCTGGGAGAACGGACTGGCCGGTCTAGTCCCACGGGAGTAG
- a CDS encoding aldo/keto reductase translates to MTSLHPLGTSGIDVFPLALGGNVFGWTADRSDTFAVLDAYAAAGGNFVDTADTYSAWVEGNRGGESETLIGEWLTARGNRADTVVATKVGSHPDFKGLSGATIRAAADASLKRLNTDYIDLYYTHFDDPTVPVTEIVTALDELVRAGKVRAIGASNLTAERLQESLDFSEREGMTGYSVLQPKYNLVSRDSYEGPLRDVASRSGIAAVPYSGLASGFLTGKYRPGSTVESARATSASSHLDTERGQRVLSALDTVAADLNSEIATVALAWLASRPTVIAPLASARTPQQLPALLSMADLQLTETHLGLLTEAST, encoded by the coding sequence ATGACCTCCCTCCACCCTCTTGGCACCTCCGGAATCGACGTCTTCCCGCTCGCCCTGGGCGGCAACGTCTTCGGCTGGACTGCCGACCGATCCGACACCTTCGCCGTCCTGGACGCCTACGCCGCGGCCGGCGGCAACTTCGTCGACACCGCCGACACCTATTCCGCCTGGGTGGAAGGCAACCGGGGCGGTGAGTCGGAGACCCTGATCGGCGAGTGGCTGACCGCGCGCGGCAACCGCGCCGACACCGTCGTCGCCACCAAGGTCGGCTCCCACCCCGACTTCAAGGGGTTGTCCGGCGCCACCATCAGAGCCGCCGCCGACGCTTCGCTAAAGCGGTTGAACACCGACTACATCGACCTCTACTACACCCACTTCGACGATCCGACCGTCCCGGTCACCGAGATCGTCACCGCACTCGACGAGTTGGTCCGAGCGGGGAAGGTGCGGGCCATCGGGGCGTCCAATCTGACCGCCGAACGCCTCCAGGAGTCCCTCGACTTCTCCGAGCGCGAGGGCATGACCGGCTACTCGGTGCTGCAACCGAAGTACAACCTGGTCTCCCGCGACAGCTACGAGGGCCCCCTTCGCGATGTGGCCTCCCGTTCCGGGATCGCGGCTGTCCCGTACTCCGGTCTGGCCTCCGGGTTCCTCACCGGCAAGTACCGGCCCGGAAGCACCGTCGAGAGCGCCCGCGCCACCTCCGCCTCTTCCCATCTGGACACCGAACGCGGTCAGCGGGTCCTCAGCGCCCTCGACACAGTGGCCGCGGACCTCAACAGCGAGATCGCCACAGTCGCCCTCGCATGGCTCGCCTCCCGCCCCACGGTCATCGCCCCTCTCGCCAGCGCCCGTACACCCCAACAACTCCCCGCGCTGCTCTCCATGGCAGACCTCCAACTCACCGAGACCCACCTCGGCCTCCTGACCGAAGCCTCCACGTGA
- the paaK gene encoding phenylacetate--CoA ligase PaaK, translating to MGSRVSAAAHTDRAVGVGPPDTLLDSSERLSRADLRDQQLANLQNTLRHAYDNVELYRRKFDEAGVAPRDCHALEDLARFPFTTKADLRETYPFGMFAVPMEDVRRIHASSGTTGRPVVVGYTENDLSLWAEVMARSIRAAGGRPGHKVHISYGYGLFTGGLGAHYGAERAGCTVIPASGGMTARQVQIIQDFQPEIIMVTPSYMLTLLDEFERQGIDPRTTSLKIGIFGAEPWTEAMRQEIEERLDLHAVDIYGLSEIIGPGVAQECVETKDGLHIWEDHFYPEVVDPLSDQVMADGDGGELVLTSLTKEALPIIRYRTRDLTRLLPGTARPAFRRMEKVTGRCDDMIILRGVNLFPSQIEEIILRTPGIAPHFQLHLTRRGRLDHLTVRAEAKTDASSDQRESAAAAIAQTVKDGIGVSVGVEIVDPETLERSVGKIRRIVDSRDQE from the coding sequence ATGGGGAGCAGAGTGAGCGCCGCAGCACACACGGACCGCGCGGTGGGGGTAGGACCTCCGGACACCCTGCTCGATTCGTCCGAACGACTCAGCCGCGCAGACCTTCGCGACCAGCAGCTCGCCAACCTACAGAACACCTTGCGGCACGCCTACGACAACGTGGAGCTGTACCGCAGGAAGTTCGACGAAGCCGGCGTTGCTCCACGGGACTGCCATGCCCTGGAGGATCTCGCGCGCTTCCCCTTCACGACCAAGGCGGACCTACGCGAGACCTACCCCTTCGGCATGTTCGCCGTACCCATGGAGGACGTTCGCCGTATCCACGCCTCCAGCGGCACAACCGGCCGCCCCGTCGTAGTCGGCTACACCGAGAACGACCTCTCCCTGTGGGCCGAGGTGATGGCCCGTAGCATCCGGGCCGCCGGGGGTCGCCCCGGGCACAAGGTGCATATCTCCTACGGCTACGGCCTGTTCACCGGCGGACTCGGCGCCCACTACGGTGCGGAACGCGCCGGATGCACCGTCATTCCGGCCTCCGGGGGCATGACCGCCCGCCAGGTGCAGATCATCCAGGACTTCCAGCCCGAGATCATCATGGTCACCCCCTCCTACATGCTCACCCTGCTGGACGAGTTCGAACGGCAGGGCATCGATCCGCGCACCACCTCTTTGAAGATCGGTATCTTCGGCGCCGAGCCGTGGACGGAGGCGATGCGCCAGGAGATCGAGGAGCGGCTGGACCTTCACGCGGTGGATATATACGGACTGTCCGAGATCATCGGGCCGGGTGTCGCCCAGGAGTGCGTGGAGACCAAGGACGGGCTGCACATCTGGGAGGACCACTTCTATCCCGAGGTCGTGGACCCCCTCAGCGACCAGGTGATGGCCGACGGCGACGGCGGCGAACTGGTGCTCACCTCCCTCACCAAGGAGGCCCTGCCGATCATCCGCTATCGCACCCGTGATCTGACCCGACTACTTCCCGGCACCGCACGGCCGGCCTTCCGGCGGATGGAGAAAGTCACCGGCCGCTGCGACGACATGATCATTCTGCGAGGTGTGAACCTCTTCCCCAGCCAGATCGAAGAGATCATTCTCCGCACCCCCGGGATCGCCCCGCACTTCCAACTCCACCTGACCCGGCGCGGACGCCTGGACCATCTGACGGTACGTGCGGAGGCCAAGACGGACGCCTCGTCCGACCAGCGTGAGAGCGCGGCGGCAGCGATCGCGCAGACGGTCAAGGACGGCATCGGAGTGAGCGTGGGTGTCGAGATCGTGGATCCAGAAACCCTTGAACGCTCTGTCGGCAAGATCCGGCGCATCGTGGACTCCCGCGACCAGGAGTGA
- a CDS encoding PadR family transcriptional regulator, with translation MSNVRMTPHTQTVLRALLGRGPDGERQASALSEGLYGLELSRLSGLPNGTLFPLLERLRQAGWVERYWEADESAEAEGRPRRRFFRLTSRGAERAPHALAEASAAAPATARTALPRTGLAGGRR, from the coding sequence ATGTCAAATGTGAGGATGACGCCGCACACCCAGACAGTGCTGCGTGCGCTGCTGGGCCGGGGCCCTGACGGCGAGCGTCAGGCGTCGGCGCTATCGGAGGGCCTGTACGGGCTGGAGCTCTCCCGGCTCTCGGGGCTGCCGAACGGCACGCTCTTCCCGCTCCTGGAGCGGCTGCGCCAGGCAGGGTGGGTGGAGCGGTACTGGGAAGCGGATGAGAGCGCGGAGGCGGAGGGCCGGCCGCGGCGGCGCTTCTTCCGCTTGACCTCCAGGGGCGCGGAGCGTGCACCGCATGCCCTGGCCGAGGCATCCGCCGCAGCCCCGGCGACAGCTCGTACAGCGTTGCCACGAACGGGACTTGCCGGAGGGAGGCGGTGA
- a CDS encoding oxygenase MpaB family protein: protein MDPERDFHEMYRLIAAYEFPWDFTRALELALFRTYAVPSIGSLLFHTAEFTERSQKRYNDTALLLDAVVEHGFTSEQGRTAIRRINRMHRSYDISDDDMRYVLSTFVVMPKRWLDAHGWRRLTDHELRACVAYYRHLGQLMGIPNIPETFTEFDELLDTYEAEHFGWDEGGQAVADATLSLMASWYPRALAPGVRAAGIALLDQPLREAFRYPAPSPLLCGAVKGALRLRGQLVRLLPPRQAPHYSRQNPEIKGYPWGYRLADLGTHPMPGVGACPIPRGRQEQDWPPNRPPAREPERGRD from the coding sequence ATGGACCCCGAGCGGGACTTCCATGAGATGTACCGACTCATCGCAGCGTACGAATTCCCGTGGGACTTCACCCGCGCTCTGGAACTGGCGCTGTTCCGTACCTATGCCGTGCCCAGTATCGGGTCGCTGTTGTTCCATACCGCGGAGTTCACCGAGCGGTCCCAGAAGCGGTACAACGACACCGCCCTGCTGTTGGACGCGGTGGTCGAGCACGGTTTCACCAGCGAACAGGGGCGGACGGCAATCCGCCGGATCAACCGGATGCACCGTAGCTACGACATCAGCGACGACGATATGCGATACGTGCTGTCCACCTTTGTCGTGATGCCCAAGCGCTGGCTCGACGCGCACGGTTGGCGTCGGCTCACCGATCACGAACTGCGGGCCTGTGTCGCCTACTACCGGCATCTGGGACAACTCATGGGAATCCCGAACATCCCGGAGACCTTCACGGAGTTCGACGAACTTCTCGACACCTACGAGGCCGAGCATTTCGGCTGGGACGAGGGCGGTCAGGCGGTCGCCGACGCCACACTGAGCCTGATGGCGTCGTGGTACCCGCGGGCGCTGGCCCCGGGGGTACGGGCGGCCGGCATCGCCCTGCTCGACCAGCCGCTGCGCGAGGCGTTTCGCTACCCGGCGCCGTCGCCGCTGCTGTGCGGCGCGGTCAAGGGGGCGCTGCGGCTGCGCGGACAGTTGGTACGGTTGCTGCCGCCTCGGCAGGCTCCCCACTACAGTCGGCAGAATCCGGAGATCAAGGGGTACCCATGGGGCTACCGCCTGGCGGACCTGGGGACACACCCGATGCCGGGCGTTGGGGCCTGCCCGATACCGCGTGGGCGCCAGGAGCAGGACTGGCCGCCAAACCGGCCACCTGCGCGCGAGCCGGAGCGCGGTCGGGACTAG
- the paaI gene encoding hydroxyphenylacetyl-CoA thioesterase PaaI, producing the protein MRGGTETGACPARMMFAADAASRAMGIELVDCGEGSARLRLTVTADMVNGHGIAHGGFIFALADTAFALACNSHGPVTVASGADITFIAPAVEGDVLVASAQERARFGRSGIYDVSVVRDGEAIAEFRGHSRVIKDARG; encoded by the coding sequence ATGCGAGGTGGCACGGAAACGGGAGCGTGCCCGGCCAGGATGATGTTCGCCGCGGACGCCGCATCACGGGCCATGGGCATCGAGTTGGTCGACTGCGGTGAGGGGTCGGCCCGCCTGCGGCTGACGGTGACCGCAGACATGGTCAACGGCCATGGCATCGCCCACGGCGGATTCATCTTCGCGCTCGCCGACACCGCCTTCGCCCTCGCGTGCAACAGCCATGGCCCGGTCACCGTCGCTTCGGGAGCGGACATCACCTTCATAGCCCCCGCCGTGGAAGGCGATGTCTTGGTGGCGTCGGCCCAGGAGCGCGCCCGCTTCGGGCGGAGCGGCATATATGACGTCAGTGTCGTGCGCGACGGGGAGGCCATCGCGGAGTTCCGCGGCCACAGCCGTGTGATCAAGGACGCCCGGGGATGA
- a CDS encoding PPOX class F420-dependent oxidoreductase, with amino-acid sequence MTVSPFASTPLPESSLDRLAAANYILLTTFRRDGRAVPTPVWVMRDGNCLAVWSAADAGKVKRIRNSGRVTIAPCDWRGTPKGEAVPGIAELPADRDTVHYLDLMKRKYGLVARIGLLGSRLKGRKHRSVGIQIRLTE; translated from the coding sequence ATGACTGTCTCACCATTTGCCTCAACGCCCTTACCCGAAAGCTCACTTGACCGGCTGGCGGCGGCCAACTACATACTTCTCACGACGTTTCGCCGGGACGGCCGCGCAGTACCCACTCCGGTATGGGTGATGCGGGACGGGAACTGCCTGGCCGTATGGAGCGCAGCCGACGCGGGCAAGGTCAAGCGCATCCGAAACAGCGGCCGCGTGACCATCGCTCCGTGCGACTGGAGGGGGACCCCGAAGGGGGAAGCCGTGCCGGGCATCGCCGAGTTGCCCGCCGACCGGGACACCGTCCACTACCTCGACCTGATGAAGCGCAAGTACGGCCTTGTCGCGCGGATCGGCTTGCTGGGGAGCCGACTGAAGGGGCGCAAACATCGCTCGGTGGGCATCCAGATTCGGCTTACGGAGTGA
- a CDS encoding DUF3592 domain-containing protein produces the protein MGWDEFLVMWCAVWGVVALVGYGMSLAGVTKAQRTVLFTGRIEQVRQPRHGGSRTGGIWVVVSYHDPASGQKVTVTNDGERGETITSAWEGRKIGVSHPRGRPHAYRFSNTPEEPSRGLGWPIAALFLVYVGLVVLAAVGWEWPWALIGSGGPLAVAAAVHLPGTIRAKNRRIERLAAMDTVQGRVVAVLKDVKVNQDEGGTSTTITPVLSFTTHEGTAVTAHCTSNIPNPARAYGRDVTVHYPPADPAGFTLDHAAEHHSEERGLTLHILLTMALAATAVVGIAML, from the coding sequence ATGGGATGGGACGAGTTCCTGGTGATGTGGTGTGCGGTGTGGGGTGTGGTGGCGCTGGTCGGGTACGGCATGTCGCTGGCCGGGGTCACCAAAGCGCAGCGGACAGTCCTGTTCACAGGGCGGATCGAGCAGGTGCGGCAGCCCCGGCACGGCGGGTCCCGGACGGGCGGGATATGGGTGGTCGTCTCCTACCACGACCCGGCCTCCGGTCAGAAGGTCACGGTGACGAACGACGGTGAGCGGGGCGAGACGATCACCTCTGCGTGGGAGGGCAGGAAGATCGGGGTCAGCCACCCACGAGGCAGACCGCACGCCTACCGGTTCTCCAACACTCCGGAGGAGCCCAGTCGCGGGCTGGGCTGGCCAATTGCCGCGCTCTTCCTGGTCTACGTGGGGCTGGTGGTCCTCGCCGCGGTCGGCTGGGAGTGGCCGTGGGCGCTGATCGGCTCCGGCGGGCCGTTGGCAGTCGCCGCCGCCGTTCATCTGCCCGGGACGATACGCGCCAAGAACCGCCGTATCGAGAGACTGGCCGCGATGGACACCGTGCAGGGACGGGTCGTCGCGGTTCTGAAGGACGTCAAAGTCAACCAGGACGAAGGTGGCACCTCGACCACCATCACCCCGGTCCTGTCGTTCACCACCCATGAGGGCACGGCCGTCACGGCCCACTGCACGTCGAACATCCCGAACCCCGCCCGCGCGTACGGCCGTGACGTCACCGTCCACTACCCGCCCGCCGACCCGGCCGGTTTCACACTGGACCACGCGGCCGAACACCACTCGGAAGAACGGGGCCTGACACTCCACATTCTGTTGACCATGGCGCTCGCAGCGACAGCCGTAGTGGGAATAGCAATGCTCTGA
- a CDS encoding alpha/beta fold hydrolase, which translates to MSVDRTPGTPFELGPDDLAKLDAIREALLDPSPRRIGRLDQWGLADEYEVYAESARYSEVSLTMADGTVLDASLSVPKNLAPGQTCPAVVLPAPLISIGHRAYLGMIGRWARGGYVVVAYSQRGLAKSTGEIHVAGPQDVADATEVIDWLIQQDAVDADRIGFFGASYGAGTSLLAAAKDQRIKAVAGASAWADLFASLYENGTRHLKAFEALVQLFGEDRCSQEFRGIIQKIRANTIDDEVREFAEVRSPRSYLPAFNDAATPILLTTTWHETIFSVPAVIDFHSRLTGPKTLLIQVGDHGNAELPGLVGLPAKPTDMAYRWMDHHLGGSAGDGLAPQFDVRSEYMFNPLSDLRHPSWADYALPNKRFHLADAASGQGDGQLVEGAVAAGWTRSLKATGTGTDIVAAPQLVQTGLAERLGLPHVYKTADIDRGLAAVFATAPLEHAARVRGDLELRVTVTPQQTDATIVAYLLDHNPATGRAHIITHAPYTLTAQQAGQATTATFPLQPADYVLAKGHQLQLVIDTHDPLYAAPHTTTPVSTIDITSPKDTESYLDIPLHPVN; encoded by the coding sequence ATGTCTGTTGACAGAACTCCGGGGACGCCGTTCGAACTCGGCCCCGACGATCTCGCGAAGCTGGACGCGATCCGTGAGGCGCTGCTGGACCCGTCGCCGCGCCGGATCGGCCGTCTGGACCAGTGGGGCCTGGCCGACGAGTACGAGGTCTACGCGGAGAGCGCCCGGTACTCGGAGGTCTCCCTCACGATGGCGGACGGGACGGTCCTGGACGCGTCACTGAGCGTCCCGAAGAACCTCGCCCCCGGGCAGACCTGTCCCGCGGTCGTCCTGCCCGCCCCGCTGATCAGCATCGGGCACCGGGCCTACCTCGGCATGATCGGCCGCTGGGCGAGGGGCGGCTACGTTGTGGTGGCCTACAGCCAGCGCGGTCTGGCCAAATCCACGGGCGAGATCCACGTCGCCGGCCCGCAGGACGTCGCCGACGCCACCGAAGTGATCGACTGGCTGATCCAGCAGGACGCGGTCGACGCGGACCGGATCGGCTTCTTCGGCGCCTCCTACGGCGCCGGTACGAGCCTGCTCGCTGCCGCGAAGGATCAGCGGATCAAGGCCGTCGCGGGCGCCAGCGCCTGGGCCGACCTGTTCGCCTCCCTGTACGAGAACGGCACCCGTCACCTCAAGGCGTTCGAAGCGCTCGTGCAGCTCTTCGGCGAGGACCGGTGCTCGCAGGAGTTCCGCGGGATCATCCAGAAGATTCGCGCCAACACCATCGACGACGAGGTCAGGGAGTTCGCCGAAGTGCGGTCGCCCAGGAGCTACCTCCCGGCGTTCAACGACGCCGCGACGCCCATCCTCCTGACCACCACCTGGCACGAGACCATCTTCTCGGTGCCCGCCGTCATCGACTTCCACAGTCGTCTGACCGGACCCAAGACGCTCCTGATCCAGGTCGGCGACCACGGTAACGCCGAGCTCCCGGGCTTGGTCGGCCTTCCCGCCAAGCCCACGGACATGGCCTACCGGTGGATGGACCACCACCTCGGCGGCAGCGCCGGCGACGGGTTGGCTCCACAGTTCGACGTCCGCTCGGAGTACATGTTCAACCCCCTCTCCGACCTCCGCCACCCCTCCTGGGCCGACTACGCCCTGCCGAACAAGCGGTTCCACCTCGCCGACGCAGCCTCCGGGCAGGGCGACGGACAACTGGTCGAGGGCGCCGTGGCGGCGGGCTGGACCCGTTCTCTGAAGGCCACCGGCACGGGCACCGACATCGTCGCCGCCCCCCAACTCGTCCAGACCGGCCTCGCCGAACGCCTGGGCCTGCCCCACGTCTACAAGACCGCCGACATCGACCGCGGCCTCGCGGCGGTCTTCGCCACCGCGCCACTGGAACACGCCGCGCGGGTACGGGGAGACCTGGAACTGCGCGTGACCGTGACGCCGCAGCAGACTGACGCCACGATCGTCGCCTACCTGCTGGACCACAACCCGGCCACCGGCAGGGCGCACATCATCACCCACGCCCCCTACACCCTCACCGCCCAGCAGGCGGGCCAGGCCACCACCGCGACCTTCCCCCTCCAGCCCGCCGACTACGTCCTAGCCAAGGGCCACCAACTCCAACTGGTCATCGACACCCACGACCCCCTCTACGCCGCACCCCACACCACCACCCCGGTGTCCACCATCGACATCACCTCCCCCAAGGACACCGAGTCCTACCTCGACATCCCCCTCCACCCCGTCAACTGA
- a CDS encoding TetR family transcriptional regulator — MSRAEATKARILQAATEEFALYGIAGARVDRIAKAALANKNLIYVYFCNKDGLFDAVFDAHVGRGLDVVPFTPDDLPNYAGRLFDFYQKHPEVLRLATWHRLERGTTVERDPAIAEPTRNDKIASLEAVQQDRGGAPGFAPATLLTLVLAIASAWSPTNAASMPASAVLASSPAECRSAIVEAVRRML; from the coding sequence ATGTCCCGAGCCGAGGCAACGAAGGCGCGCATTCTCCAGGCTGCGACCGAGGAGTTCGCGTTGTACGGGATCGCGGGAGCCCGCGTCGACCGCATCGCCAAGGCAGCCTTGGCGAACAAGAACCTCATCTACGTCTACTTCTGCAACAAGGACGGGCTCTTCGACGCCGTCTTCGACGCACATGTCGGACGAGGACTCGACGTGGTGCCCTTCACGCCTGACGACCTGCCGAACTACGCCGGGCGGCTGTTCGACTTCTATCAGAAGCACCCCGAGGTGCTCCGCCTGGCGACCTGGCACCGGCTGGAACGCGGCACCACCGTGGAACGGGACCCTGCCATCGCCGAGCCAACCCGCAACGACAAGATCGCCTCGCTGGAAGCGGTCCAGCAGGATCGGGGCGGCGCACCGGGCTTCGCCCCGGCCACGCTTCTCACCCTCGTCCTTGCCATCGCCTCGGCCTGGAGCCCAACGAACGCCGCGAGCATGCCAGCGTCGGCTGTCCTGGCATCGAGCCCGGCAGAATGCCGAAGCGCGATCGTGGAGGCTGTGCGGCGCATGCTGTGA
- a CDS encoding sensor histidine kinase produces the protein MWESTGPAVKVLGALPSLAAAGTGVWAVARPRAAVRQRLGRLARPTTVCAALSLITSFALPKAGFGSGWKLGETAVLLLLLAVVTRWSPLRELTLALLLTALAVTLWPLPLVTGESFLESIGIVTFWLFPVAAAVAAGAYPRRQELRRRSAVAEARSAQRLQLSRDLHDFVAHDISGIVVQAQAARFVAATDPSHAVLALERIEKAGLSALAAMDRTVQMLHGPEAPVTEPLPDVSQLPFLIENFTSAGATEAHLDLPPLVTEALSRETGSAAYRIVVEALTNIRRHAPDASRATVAFTHTATTVEIRVTNDRGARPAPVRRRTWRGGLGLPTLTEHTQALGGTLSAGPHGEGGWQLTAVLPATLPKETP, from the coding sequence ATGTGGGAATCAACCGGCCCGGCCGTCAAGGTGCTTGGCGCTCTGCCGTCGCTCGCGGCCGCGGGCACAGGGGTGTGGGCCGTTGCCCGCCCCCGTGCCGCAGTTCGTCAGCGGCTCGGCCGCCTCGCCCGCCCGACCACGGTCTGTGCGGCCCTCTCCCTGATCACCAGCTTCGCCCTGCCGAAGGCTGGTTTCGGCTCCGGCTGGAAGCTGGGGGAGACCGCCGTCCTGCTCCTCCTCCTGGCCGTGGTCACCCGCTGGTCACCCCTGCGCGAACTCACGTTGGCCCTCCTGCTGACCGCCCTCGCGGTGACCCTCTGGCCGCTGCCGCTGGTCACCGGTGAGTCCTTCCTGGAATCCATCGGCATCGTCACCTTCTGGCTGTTTCCCGTAGCCGCCGCGGTGGCGGCCGGCGCCTACCCCCGCCGCCAGGAACTGCGTCGCCGGAGCGCGGTGGCCGAGGCCCGCAGCGCCCAGCGTCTTCAGCTCTCCCGCGACCTGCACGACTTCGTCGCCCATGACATCAGCGGGATCGTCGTCCAGGCCCAGGCGGCCCGCTTCGTCGCCGCCACCGACCCCTCCCACGCGGTGCTCGCCCTGGAACGCATCGAGAAGGCGGGCCTGAGCGCCCTGGCCGCGATGGACCGGACCGTACAGATGCTGCACGGTCCGGAGGCACCCGTCACCGAGCCGCTCCCTGATGTGTCCCAACTGCCGTTTCTGATAGAAAACTTCACCTCAGCGGGAGCCACCGAGGCGCATCTGGACCTGCCTCCCCTGGTCACGGAGGCGCTCTCCCGAGAGACGGGCTCTGCCGCGTACCGCATCGTCGTCGAGGCGCTGACCAACATCCGCCGGCACGCCCCCGACGCCTCCCGCGCCACCGTCGCGTTCACCCACACGGCCACCACCGTGGAGATCCGGGTCACCAACGACCGCGGTGCCCGACCCGCCCCGGTCCGCCGCCGCACCTGGCGGGGCGGCCTCGGCCTCCCCACTCTCACCGAGCACACCCAGGCCCTCGGCGGAACCCTCTCGGCGGGGCCGCACGGCGAGGGCGGCTGGCAACTCACCGCCGTCCTGCCTGCCACACTCCCGAAAGAGACCCCATGA